A window of the Drosophila bipectinata strain 14024-0381.07 unplaced genomic scaffold, DbipHiC1v2 scaffold_249, whole genome shotgun sequence genome harbors these coding sequences:
- the LOC138927408 gene encoding E3 ubiquitin-protein ligase lubel-like, translating to MLMLSSVPESVENIWNTLDESIQAQAEKVLKQAQKVSTGCGGTPPRKVAAVEMGTSPPPQSISTQTYDALPFNKKQEEIPSLPTDRFRTPEPINLERRPHYRSNSQLPLESERYRSANDLRFHDGYGLDPYNAGQVTRRPNFINELRMLQHQTSSPFDLPNESYGLKHEPARDPETEMHIILKELELYKFTIEELEAAVKYCAPDTHPIQWLRDNWHKLVQTVQSLSTKYGQERGENTIGTVSQNEAREALRSSGGNVWQAVADCIQQRQQKYRKLASKGNFLRDDIVNALTAHQGNMEQALLELNRTQLKPFLMRIWGSPNGVENDSGVAIDTKSDIHEFLNTHALDCLQPPVAGESPSPGIAHPFDPIPADDSPAKSTYATPSPYQMEDSTLKNLEILIGNMEQNQAKQNQEVLRSIESMLETFKGKPELEYETDPEVMRILTKSPISTLKPSGPIEDKSTDDVKNFVWQHIQDIVPNLVQQVEQELMEKTEPEAPVEATQPKLENAEPPPEPEPTPDPATYIMEEFIKPNIREASFHEELPPSFIYATEIANFRLEFDRGTERLHEAEWEFDDLEDAERIVYKSFIGPKEKTPEKETIQPAEESVSTETEPQSNSEVSAIQQKTENVEVTIPTETSISNNKETTVEKKETSVEKPVTIKEQPNILETQDDLDNKPSTSREASRKNRRSQQQKKGRSREQSQKPINRVRLPQSVDGKTNNSTESPKEVPLQPEINNLKPEDVAPQNTVEVLAVPVPSNSINDAQFQTNNVASHQDISTAEVQPEKDTASTTSSVLVDEKAAVPVTEHIIALDTSSKVESSKDDVIENTSEPNRESTTIMELPKTLPQSSENLNSEAAPEAIITDSSSTEIKMVQNEENSMPITPSNIAETTTEEEESLVPIPTSTSGISHDQKRSPKRFSKIPVRTLSSNSLRSESRASNRTPEVEESPVENEATTTQPETANELLTNIEAANTSGNTPPSENDQNEIKEIIGVEAPIVQEDNLDIKEAQSHEEPTASHEEDIISQLPEQSLQPVHVETEAPTVTATAVSHSHSDEVFEDAPEFSGSEGTKPNDEGTSDTELYSMDSDDHQTETKTANTEVLLVLEDESQVESSIARTSSNASIGSHSSQSETSKIVLKEFVPSGDPSKQNLSELVEDTQRLIKQMREEISMDEFESTDEDEYSDEYSDEYDEGEEEEWYDSEGEEEGDYEGEDGNTYNEHTSFIEEASTGDEGTEIEDIMEEDEDQLDEDDANLTQTAPAHEPVIPPSSSVTPTNHEADPVAETEVVSPAGTSPAVIRDLLPTETILPQANVEEETKAASLPPPEVESLPAEESPEVVEDVVLEAQTPTEAVLESVEEPAALPIISDPPIVDSESRPVELAVEMVLEEPKKVTPSPKAKTVNKTTGNTEGPTPKTVKSTISKIPKPTTEPTPVNKKLPLRSKSFSAPMGISSVKRIQQEYLQKQTTNAASRVPLKSTPTTKKSISDAISRFNSNSSDGPSTSGAAAAAAALLKPRSQPRIPKKKYHETCFSDDDYETSATEEEQEDQSQAEPLKSELLKRKLSMPVFRAYPSVQEPVIEEPAVLARKYVEQELVTSIAEAQIAATLVNMKFQEDVALWAARECSDLDQAIAMLQQECELCMNSYPMNQIVSMLKCTHKCCKQCAKSYFTVQITDRSINDCSCPFCKLPELSNEAQHEDEHLEYFSNLDIFLKSILDGDVHELFQRKLRDRTLLQDPNFKWCIQCSSGFFARPKQKRLICPDCGSVTCAQCRKPWERQHEGSSCEAYLEWKRENDPELQAQGVQEHLAQNGIDCPKCKFRYSLARGGCMHFTCTQCKFEFCYGCARPFMMGAKCTVSTYCAKLGLHAHHPRNCLFYLRDKIPMQLQFLLKEQKVKFDTEPIQTKDESSSSSKARAQARCPIPLQKETPQGLVDTVCNTEVPDKHAGMCRTHYVEYLAAKVAKAGIDPLPIFDLTDCVQELRRRGIALPERGPWDTDEIYKNMCSEVIKKHIPLKSA from the exons ATGCTAATGCTCTCATCCGTTCCAGAGTCCGTTGAAAACATTTGGAATACGCTGGATGAGAGCATTCAGGCGCAGGCGGAGAAGGTACTCAAGCAGGCCCAGAAGGTGTCCACGGGCTGTGGCGGCACTCCGCCCCGGAAAGTAGCGGCTGTGGAAATGGGAACTTCGCCGCCCCCTCAGAGCATTTCCACTCAA ACCTATGATGCTCTACCATTTAACAAAAAGCAGGAAGAGATACCATCTCTACCCACAGATCGATTCAGAACCCCGGAACCAATTAATCTAGAACGCCGTCCACATTATCGCAGCAACTCGCAGCTGCCATTGGAGAGTGAGCGGTATCGCAGTGCCAATGATCTTAGATTTCATGATGGCTACGGATTGGATCCCTACAATGCTGGTCAGGTCACCAGGCGACCCAATTTTATAAACGAACTTCGAATGCTGCAACAT CAAACATCCTCGCCCTTTGATCTGCCCAATGAATCCTATGGTCTGAAACACGAGCCTGCCCGAGATCCGGAAACAGAAATGCACATTATTCTCAAGGAGCTGGAACTATACAAGTTTACCATCGAGGAGCTAGAGGCGGCTGTCAAGTACTGCGCCCCCGATACCCATCCCATTCAGTGGCTCCGCGACAACTGGCATAAGCTGGTCCAGACGGTGCAGAGCTTGTCCACCAAGTACGGCCAAGAGCGGGGCGAGAACACGATTGGAACAGTGTCCCAGAACGAGGCACGGGAGGCGCTGCGCAGCTCTGGAGGAAACGTATGGCAGGCGGTGGCCGACTGCATCCAGCAACGGCAGCAGAAGTACAGGAAGCTGGCCAGCAAGGGAAACTTCCTGCGGGACGACATCGTCAACGCGCTGACAGCGCACCAAGGTAATATGGAGCAGGCGCTGCTGGAGCTGAATCGCACGCAACTCAAGCCATTCCTAATGCGCATCTGGGGCTCGCCGAATGGCGTTGAGAACGATAGTGGTGTGGCCATTGACACCAAGTCGG ATATCCATGAATTTTTGAACACCCACGCTTTGGATTGCCTGCAGCCCCCCGTGGCCGGAGAAAGTCCCAGTCCGGGCATAGCCCATCCATTTGATCCAATCCCCGCCGACGACAGCCCGGCCAAGTCCACCTACGCCACCCCCAGTCCCTACCAAATGGAGGACAGTACCCTGAAAAACCTGGAGATCCTCATCGGCAACATGGAGCAGAACCAAGCCAAGCAAAACCAAGAGGTGCTCCGGTCCATCGAGAGCATGCTGGAGACTTTCAAGGGCAAGCCAGAGCTGGAATATGAAACGGATCCAGAGGTGATGCGCATTCTTACCAAGAGTCCCATCAGCACTCTGAAGCCTTCGGGTCCGATTGAAGATAAGTCCACTGACGACGTCAAGAACTTTGTTTGGCAACACATCCAGGATATAGTACCAAACCTGGTGCAACAGGTCGAACAGGAGCTCATGGAGAAAACAGAGCCAGAGGCTCCAGTAGAAGCCACTCAGCCCAAGCTGGAGAATGCAGAGCCACCACCTGAACCGGAACCAACCCCCGACCCTGCCACCTACATAATGGAGGAGTTCATTAAGCCAAACATTAGAGAAGCCTCCTTTCATGAGGAACTTCCTCCTAGTTTCATCTATGCCACGGAAATAGCTAATTTCCGGTTAGAGTTCGATCGAGGCACTGAGAGGCTTCATGAGGCGGAATGGGAATTCGATGATTTGGAGGATGCCGAGCGTATAGTTTACAAGAGTTTCATTGGCCCAAAAGAGAAGACTCCAGAAAAAGAAACCATCCAACCTGCAGAAGAATCTGTCTCAACTGAAACTGAACCGCAATCCAATTCGGAAGTCAGTGCCATTCAGCAAAAGACTGAAAACGTGGAAGTAACAATCCCAACTGAAACCTCGATTTCTAACAACAAAGAAACTACTGTGGAGAAAAAGGAAACTAGTGTGGAAAAACCTGTGACAATCAAAGAACAGCCTAATATATTAGAAACACAAGACGATTTGGATAACAAGCCTTCCACGAGCAGAGAAGCCAGTCGGAAAAATAGACGCTCCCAGCAGCAAAAGAAAGGCAGATCCCGTGAACAAAGTCAAAAACCTATTAATAGAGTAAGGTTACCACAAAGTGTAGATGGGAAAACCAACAACTCCACAGAGTCACCAAAAGAAGTACCTTTACAAccagaaataaataatttgaagCCCGAAGATGTTGCTCCACAAAATACGGTAGAAGTTCTGGCTGTCCCAGTTCCCAGTAACTCAATAAATGATGCTCAGTTTCAGACGAATAATGTAGCTTCCCATCAAGATATTTCTACCGCTGAAGTACAGCCTGAAAAGGATACAGCAAGCACTACTAGTTCTGTATTGGTTGATGAAAAAGCAGCCGTGCCGGTTACTGAACATATTATTGCTTTGGACACTAGTTCAAAAGTTGAAAGTTCAAAGGATGATGTCATTGAAAATACATCAGAACCTAACAGAGAATCTACTACAATTATGGAGCTACCCAAGACTTTACCACAGTcttcagaaaatttaaattcagaGGCGGCGCCTGAGGCAATAATTACCGATTCTTCTTCAACGGAAATAAAAATGGTTCAGAACGAAGAGAATTCAATGCCCATCACACCTTCAAATATTGCAGAAACCACAACAGAAGAGGAGGAATCTTTAGTGCCTATACCAACCAGTACTTCGGGAATATCCCATGACCAGAAGCGAAGCCCAAAACGATTCTCAAAGATTCCTGTGAGAACCCTAAGTAGCAATAGTCTTAGAAGTGAAAGTAGAGCCAGCAACAGAACACCCGAAGTAGAAGAGTCTCCTGTAGAAAATGAAGCAACTACGACACAACCAGAAACAGCTAACGAATTACTTACAAATATTGAAGCAGCTAATACGTCTGGTAATACTCCTCCTTCTGAAAATGatcaaaatgaaataaaagaaatcatTGGAGTTGAAGCCCCGATTGTACAAGAAGACAATTTAGATATTAAAGAAGCTCAATCTCATGAAGAACCTACGGCAAGTCATGAGGAAGATATTATATCCCAACTCCCAGAACAAAGTTTACAACCAGTTCATGTAGAAACAGAAGCCCCAACTGTGACAGCCACTGCCGTAAGCCATTCCCACTCTGATGAAGTGTTTGAGGATGCCCCCGAGTTCAGTGGCAGTGAGGGCACAAAGCCAAACGACGAGGGAACCTCTGATACAGAGCTCTATAGTATGGACAGTGATGATCATCAAACAGAAACCAAAACCGCCAACACCGAGGTGCTGCTTGTATTAGAAGACGAATCCCAAGTGGAGTCCTCAATCGCTAGGACCAGTAGCAACGCCAGCATTGGGTCCCATTCAAGCCAATCGGAAACATCCAAGATTGTGCTCAAGGAATTCGTGCCCTCCGGTGATCCCTCCAAGCAAAATCTAAGCGAGCTTGTGGAGGACACTCAGCGATTGATCAAGCAGATGCGCGAGGAGATCAGCATGGATGAGTTTGAATCCACGGACGAGGATGAGTACTCTGACGAGTACTCGGATGAGTACGACGAAGGCGAGGAAGAGGAGTGGTACGACAGCGAGGGCGAAGAGGAGGGAGACTATGAGGGTGAGGATGGAAATACCTATAACGAGCATACATCCTTTATCGAAGAGGCCTCCACCGGGGACGAAGGCACTGAGATTGAAGACATTATGGAGGAGGACGAAGATCAGTTGGATGAAGACGACGCGAATCTTACACAAACCGCACCAGCTCACGAACCAGTCATCCCGCCCTCCTCATCAGTCACGCCCACAAACCATGAAGCTGATCCAGTCGCAGAGACTGAGGTTGTTTCCCCCGCAGGAACCAGTCCGGCGGTGATAAGGGATTTACTTCCAACGGAAACCATCTTACCCCAGGCAAATGTTGAGGAAGAAACCAAAGCGGCATCTCTGCCCCCACCTGAAGTGGAAAGTCTTCCAGCGGAAGAGTCGCCAGAAGTAGTAGAGGACGTTGTACTCGAGGCACAAACTCCCACTGAAGCTGTGTTGGAATCAGTCGAAGAACCTGCTGCCCTACCCATAATATCCGATCCACCCATTGTCGATTCAGAGTCCCGACCTGTGGAACTGGCCGTGGAGATGGTGCTGGAAGAGCCCAAAAAGGTAACCCCGAGCCCAAAAGCCAAAACAGTGAACAAAACCACAGGCAACACAGAGGGACCCACACCCAAGACAGTCAAGTCCACAATCAGTAAGATACCCAAGCCCACTACTGAACCCACTCCCGTAAACAAGAAGCTTCCGCTCCGGTCCAAGTCCTTCTCGGCGCCCATGGGCATCTCATCCGTAAAGCGCATCCAGCAGGAGTACCTTCAGAAGCAAACTACTAACGCGGCCAGTCGTGTGCCGCTCAAGAGCACTCCGACTACCAAAAAGTCCATAAGCGATGCCATCAGCCGGTTCAACTCCAACTCCTCGGATGGACCCAGCACCAGTGgtgcagcagcggcggcagcggctCTCTTGAAGCCACGATCCCAGCCCCGAATCCCAAAGAAAAAGTACCACGAAACGTGCTTCTCCGACGACGACTACGAGACCTCGGCCaccgaggaggagcaggaggatcAGAGCCAGGCTGAGCCCTTGAAATCAGAACTGCTAAAGCGTAAGCTGAGTATGCCCGTCTTCCGGGCATATCCTAGTGTCCAAGAGCCGGTTATTGAGGAACCAGCG GTCTTGGCACGAAAGTACGTGGAGCAGGAGCTGGTGACATCTATTGCCGAAGCCCAGATTGCGGCCACCTTGGTGAACATGAAGTTCCAGGAGGACGTGGCGTTGTGGGCAGCCAGGGAGTGCTCCGACCTGGACCAGGCCATTGCCATGCTCCAGCAAGAATGCGAACTGTGCATGAACAGCTATCCGATGAACCAAATAGTTTCCATGCTAAAATGCACTCACAAGTGCTGTAAGCAATGCGCTAAAAGTTACTTTACAGTGCAG ATCACCGATCGCAGTATCAACGATTGCAGTTGCCCATTCTGCAAACTGCCCGAGCTTAGCAACGAAGCCCAGCATGAGGATGAGCATCTGGAGTACTTCTCCAACCTTGACATCTTCCTAAAAAGCATCCTCGACGGCGACGTGCATGAGCTATTCCAGCGTAAGCTCCGCGATAGGACACTCCTGCAGGACCCCAACTTCAAGTGGTGCATCCAGTGCTCCTCCGGATTCTTTGCTCGGCCCAAGCAGAAGCGTCTCATCTGCCCTGACTGTGGCTCCGTGACCTGCGCCCAGTGCCGTAAGCCTTGGGAGCGCCAACACGAGGGTAGCAGCTGCGAGGCTTACCTGGAATGGAAGCGGGAGAACGACCCGGAGTTGCAAGCTCAAGGGGTTCAGGAGCATCTTGCGCAAAACGGCATTGACTGCCCCAAGTGCAAGTTCCGATACTCGCTAGCCAG AGGCGGCTGCATGCATTTCACCTGCACTCAGTGCAAATTCGAGTTCTGCTACGGCTGTGCCCGACCCTTCATGATGGGCGCCAAGTGCACTGTGTCCACTTACTGCGCCAAGCTGGGGCTGCACGCCCACCATCCTCGCAATTGTCTCTTCTACCTGCGCGACAAGATTCCCATGCAACTGCAGTTCTTACTGAAGGAACAGAAGGTCAAGTTCGACACGGAACCCATACAGACCAAGGACGAGTCGAGCAGTTCCTCGAAAGCCCGCGCACAAGCACGCTGTCCTATTCCCCTGCAAAAAGAGACTCCCCAGGGCCTGGTGGATACGGTGTGCAATACCGAGGTGCCTGACAAGCACGCCGGCATGTGTCG CACCCACTACGTAGAGTATTTGGCAGCCAAGGTGGCAAAAGCTGGCATCGATCCACTGCCCATTTTCGATCTGACGGACTGTGTCCAGGAGCTGCGTAGGCGTGGCATCGCCCTGCCCGAGCGCGGCCCCTGGGACACCGACGAGATCTACAAGAACATGTGCTCGGAG GTGATCAAGAAGCATATTCCCCTGAAATCGGCCTAA
- the LOC138925495 gene encoding uncharacterized protein ZK652.6-like isoform X3 has product MENDKYEEQCHIGFTCNGCQRRNFPGHRFHCLTCLKNFNLCNGCYALDVTTEDHKFDHAMHGIPSPANLALFYTANGRTRGKFPLLIRCPYCKINNFTLEEFEQHLNELHPDADPDLLTCYKMVA; this is encoded by the exons ATGGAAAACGATAAGTA CGAGGAACAGTGCCACATCGGCTTCACCTGCAACGGCTGTCAGCGCAGGAATTTTCCGGGTCACCGGTTCCATTGCCTAACCTGCCTGAAGAATTTCAATCTATGCAACGGTTGCTATGCTCTGGACGTGACCACCGAGGACCACAAATTCGATCATGCGATGCACGGCATTCCTTCACCGGCAAATCTGGCCTTGTTTTACACCGCTAACGGGCGCACGCGGGGCAAGTTCCCACTACTAATCCGCTGTCCCTACTGCAAGATAAACAATTTCACCTTGGAAGAGTTTGAACAACATCTGAATGAGCTGCATCCTGACGCAGATCCCGACTTGCTGACCTGTTACAAGATGGTGGCTTAG
- the LOC138925495 gene encoding uncharacterized protein ZK652.6-like isoform X4 encodes MENDNEEQCHIGFTCNGCQRRNFPGHRFHCLTCLKNFNLCNGCYALDVTTEDHKFDHAMHGIPSPANLALFYTANGRTRGKFPLLIRCPYCKINNFTLEEFEQHLNELHPDADPDLLTCYKMVA; translated from the exons ATGGAAAACGATAA CGAGGAACAGTGCCACATCGGCTTCACCTGCAACGGCTGTCAGCGCAGGAATTTTCCGGGTCACCGGTTCCATTGCCTAACCTGCCTGAAGAATTTCAATCTATGCAACGGTTGCTATGCTCTGGACGTGACCACCGAGGACCACAAATTCGATCATGCGATGCACGGCATTCCTTCACCGGCAAATCTGGCCTTGTTTTACACCGCTAACGGGCGCACGCGGGGCAAGTTCCCACTACTAATCCGCTGTCCCTACTGCAAGATAAACAATTTCACCTTGGAAGAGTTTGAACAACATCTGAATGAGCTGCATCCTGACGCAGATCCCGACTTGCTGACCTGTTACAAGATGGTGGCTTAG
- the LOC138925495 gene encoding uncharacterized protein ZK652.6-like isoform X2, protein MENDNSEEQCHIGFTCNGCQRRNFPGHRFHCLTCLKNFNLCNGCYALDVTTEDHKFDHAMHGIPSPANLALFYTANGRTRGKFPLLIRCPYCKINNFTLEEFEQHLNELHPDADPDLLTCYKMVA, encoded by the exons ATGGAAAACGATAA TAGCGAGGAACAGTGCCACATCGGCTTCACCTGCAACGGCTGTCAGCGCAGGAATTTTCCGGGTCACCGGTTCCATTGCCTAACCTGCCTGAAGAATTTCAATCTATGCAACGGTTGCTATGCTCTGGACGTGACCACCGAGGACCACAAATTCGATCATGCGATGCACGGCATTCCTTCACCGGCAAATCTGGCCTTGTTTTACACCGCTAACGGGCGCACGCGGGGCAAGTTCCCACTACTAATCCGCTGTCCCTACTGCAAGATAAACAATTTCACCTTGGAAGAGTTTGAACAACATCTGAATGAGCTGCATCCTGACGCAGATCCCGACTTGCTGACCTGTTACAAGATGGTGGCTTAG
- the LOC138927419 gene encoding serine/threonine-protein kinase meng-po: MGTIEKGRSFSFRLRRSFGDGGSTNSRNSNNNSSTCTNHNNQKRCSTPLTPTSTSTGRLEVPGAASVSRRSSIYKKPDKNDGGQIHLIPDVDLPLMTFADQYNIEKTLAEGCFAKILLCRHRPTNTLVVLKAVHAELTTIKEFQKEFHYNYELSHHHHILSAYAVAFQTMDYYVFAMEHAPYGDLASNIGPNGLHENACKLISEQLSSALGFMHSKNLVHRDLKIENILVFTPDFTRVKLCDFGATTKKGLLVHKVKHTWTSCVPPEQLELIKNERFQCLPVSDSWQFGILLYNILTGNPPWQSADWVKDQSYANFMKYEQRKTTKVPDNFRRFSPRLMRCFRKYLSHDPEDRCKITEVAKYMKDRWVECRISTSKSATLISPTNHDQDSCIYLNQREGRLSGDENKLRFKRMMSTYGLDIPIDQAMVRRRVWDWLSTCDANFDPDVESLHALDMAVH; encoded by the exons ATGGGCACTATCG AAAAGGGACGCTCATTCTCCTTCAGGCTGCGCCGATCCTTCGGCGACGGTGGCAGCACCAACAgccgcaacagcaacaacaacagcagcacctGCACCAACCACAACAACCAGAAGCGATGCAGCACACCGCTGACACCTACCAGTACCAGCACCGGACGTCTGGAGGTACCGGGCGCCGCATCCGTCAGCCGGCGTAGCAGCATCTACAAGAAACCGGACAAGAACGACGGCGGGCAGATCCACTTGATTCCGGACGTCGATCTGCCGTTGATGACATTCGCTGATCAGTACAACATTGAGAAGACCCTGGCGGAGGGATGCTTCGCCAAGATCCTGCTGTGCCGGCACAGACCCACCAACACCCTGGTGGTGCTGAAGGCCGTGCACGCCGAGCTGACCACGATCAAAGAGTTCCAGAAGGAGTTCCACTACAACTACGAGCTgtcgcaccaccaccacatcCTCAGCGCCTACGCAGTGGCCTTCCAGACGATGGACTACTACGTGTTCGCCATGGAGCACGCCCCCTACGGCGACTTGGCCTCCAACATAGGACCGAACGGACTGCATGAGAATGCCTGCAAGCTGATCTCGGAACAGCTCAGCTCGGCCCTGGGCTTTATGCACTCAAAGAATCTGGTCCACCGGGATCTGAAGATCGAGAACATTCTGGTCTTCACGCCAGACTTCACGCGAGTTAAGCTGTGCGACTTCGGGGCCACCACCAAGAAGGGCCTGTTGGTGCACAAGGTGAAGCACACGTGGACCAGCTGCGTGCCGCCAGAGCAGCTTGAGCTGATCAAGAACGAGCGCTTCCAGTGTCTGCCCGTCAGTGATTCCTGGCAGTTTGGCATCCTCCTGTACAACATCCTTACCGGCAACCCACCCTGGCAGTCGGCTGACTGGGTCAAGGATCAATCCTATGCCAACTTCATGAAGTATGAACAGCGCAAGACGACCAAGGTGCCGGACAACTTCCGGAGGTTCTCGCCGCGCCTGATGCGCTGCTTCCGAAAGTATCTCAGCCACGACCCGGAGGATCGTTGCAAGATCACCGAAGTGGCCAAGTACATGAAGGACCGGTGGGTGGAGTGCCGCATCTCCACGTCCAAGTCGGCCACCCTCATCTCGCCCACCAACCACGACCAGGACTCGTGCATCTATCTCAACCAGCGGGAGGGAAGGCTCTCCGGGGACGAGAATAAGCTCCGCTTCAAGCGAATGATGTCAACCTACGGCCTGGACATTCCCATTGACCAGGCCATGGTACGGCGACGGGTCTGGGACTGGCTCTCCACCTGCGATGCCAACTTTGATCCGGATGTGGAGAGCCTACACGCCCTGGACATGGCTGTCCATTAG
- the LOC138927418 gene encoding uncharacterized protein, translating to MDQKGEFKQDRRADSKNEEPHLTPQLKEHYEKEAEILRLLLNLETRFREHYKLFLCEMKAQRILIERIWLLTQRYLILISSEQGCRYPEVYTLSTEEAIVNEYEEKLEVIRASNNKIKIALMEILEECKEFYGVYDTLDKTQATPFILGDNHHRNIQHHKIMVVDIFNYFHAMVLKLKCYMHQLDPVNLESVEDYRDVLQSQAMCEEFDEYLNTRFVYCKCLLPKQTCPILKLKCSHQNLKNLKYVSRI from the exons ATGGATCAAAAAGGGGAATTTAAACAGGATCGCAGAGCAGACAGCAAGAATGAAGAGCCGCACTTGACGCCCCAACTGAAGGAGCACTACGAGAAGGAGGCAGAAATTCTGAGACTGCTCTTGAATCTGGAGACCCGCTTTCGGGAACActacaaattgtttttatgCGAAATGAAGGCCCAGCGGATACTAATCGAACGGATATGGCTGCTGACCCAGCGGTATCTGATCCTCATTAGCTCGGAGCAGGGCTGTCGATATCCGGAGGTCTACACCTTGTCGACCGAGGAAGCCATCGTAAATGAGTACGAGGAGAAGCTGGAAGTTATCCGCGCCTCCAA taataaaataaagattgCCTTGATGGAGATATTGGAAGAGTGCAAGGAGTTCTACGGCGTCTATGACACTCTTGACAAGACCCAGGCAACGCCTTTTATCTTGGGTGACAATCACCACCGAAACATTCAGCACCACAAGATAATGGTCGTTGACATCTTCAACTACTTCCACGCCATGGTGCTAAAGTTGAAGTGCTACATGCATCAGCTGGATCCTGTCAACCTGGAGAGCGTCGAGGACTACCGGGACGTGCTCCAATCCCAGGCCATGTGCGAGGAGTTCGACGAGTATCTGAATACGCGCTTTGTGTACTGCAAGTGCCTGCTGCCGAAGCAAACCTGCCCCATTTTGAAACTGAAGTGTTCACACCAAAaccttaaaaatttaaagtatGTTAGTCGAATCTAG
- the LOC138925495 gene encoding uncharacterized protein ZK652.6-like isoform X1, whose translation MENDKYSEEQCHIGFTCNGCQRRNFPGHRFHCLTCLKNFNLCNGCYALDVTTEDHKFDHAMHGIPSPANLALFYTANGRTRGKFPLLIRCPYCKINNFTLEEFEQHLNELHPDADPDLLTCYKMVA comes from the exons ATGGAAAACGATAAGTA TAGCGAGGAACAGTGCCACATCGGCTTCACCTGCAACGGCTGTCAGCGCAGGAATTTTCCGGGTCACCGGTTCCATTGCCTAACCTGCCTGAAGAATTTCAATCTATGCAACGGTTGCTATGCTCTGGACGTGACCACCGAGGACCACAAATTCGATCATGCGATGCACGGCATTCCTTCACCGGCAAATCTGGCCTTGTTTTACACCGCTAACGGGCGCACGCGGGGCAAGTTCCCACTACTAATCCGCTGTCCCTACTGCAAGATAAACAATTTCACCTTGGAAGAGTTTGAACAACATCTGAATGAGCTGCATCCTGACGCAGATCCCGACTTGCTGACCTGTTACAAGATGGTGGCTTAG